The following proteins are co-located in the Micromonospora viridifaciens genome:
- a CDS encoding class I SAM-dependent methyltransferase has translation MSGPQTSRRRSVDDRPLRTTDTGAAMSKQGKSSKLVNTVYNAAYRVGFSPWDLGPPMPELVDLIEGEQALAPGRALDLGCGAGTKSVYLAQHGWKVTGADVSTEAIKQARRKAEDSGVTVDFVVCDLLSDLDGILAGPYDFLLDFGCAHSFRDAAKAVYARNIAAVAAPGATLYLYAFTKGPLSVRQSEIDTDFAPYWNLVSAVPGSKRGIPDAGPTWYRLTRKD, from the coding sequence GTGTCCGGTCCGCAGACCAGCCGGCGCCGCTCGGTCGATGACCGACCGCTCCGGACCACCGATACGGGAGCAGCGATGAGTAAGCAGGGCAAGTCGTCGAAGCTGGTGAACACGGTCTACAACGCGGCCTACCGCGTGGGATTCTCCCCCTGGGATCTCGGCCCCCCGATGCCCGAACTCGTCGACCTCATCGAGGGTGAGCAGGCTCTCGCGCCGGGCCGGGCGCTCGACCTCGGCTGTGGCGCGGGCACCAAGTCGGTGTATCTCGCCCAGCACGGTTGGAAGGTCACCGGCGCGGACGTCTCCACGGAGGCCATCAAGCAGGCCCGCCGCAAAGCCGAAGACAGCGGTGTCACCGTCGACTTCGTCGTCTGCGACCTGCTGTCGGACCTCGACGGGATCCTCGCCGGCCCGTACGACTTCCTGCTGGACTTCGGATGCGCCCACAGCTTCCGGGACGCGGCGAAGGCGGTTTATGCGCGAAACATCGCGGCCGTGGCCGCACCGGGCGCGACGTTGTACCTCTACGCGTTCACCAAGGGGCCGCTGAGCGTGCGGCAGTCGGAGATCGACACAGACTTCGCGCCGTACTGGAATCTGGTGTCCGCGGTGCCGGGAAGCAAACGGGGGATCCCGGATGCCGGTCCGACCTGGTACCGCCTGACCCGGAAGGATTGA
- the nshR gene encoding NshR/TsnR family 23S rRNA methyltransferase translates to MVSLDVITDRSDPAVQRIIDVTKHSRSVVRTVLIEDAEPLVECIRAGLEFIEVYGVETIPLPSEVLAACRQRDIPVRLVGAPIMNDLFKTDKKPKAFGIARVPRPWSFDELARTTGDIIVLDGVKIVGNIGAIVRTSFALGAAGIVLVDSDLTTIADRRLIRASRGYVFSLPIVLASRADAIAHFRRTGVPLIAFDTEGDLAVSDLRDADEQLALVLGSEKTGTSRSFESIASHCVSIPINPAAESLNVSVCAGIALYERSHWNLADRRRAPQPPRAERSSAGRGSGRPTRPAYPGRRSR, encoded by the coding sequence GTGGTAAGCCTCGACGTCATCACCGACCGGTCGGATCCGGCGGTGCAGCGGATCATCGACGTCACCAAGCACTCGCGGTCCGTCGTCCGCACCGTGCTCATCGAGGATGCCGAGCCGCTCGTGGAGTGCATCCGCGCGGGGCTGGAGTTCATCGAGGTCTACGGGGTGGAGACCATCCCCCTCCCGAGCGAGGTGCTCGCGGCCTGCCGGCAGCGGGACATCCCGGTCCGCCTGGTCGGGGCCCCGATCATGAACGACCTGTTCAAGACGGACAAGAAGCCGAAGGCGTTCGGGATAGCCCGGGTCCCGAGGCCGTGGAGCTTCGACGAGCTGGCCCGGACGACCGGCGACATCATCGTCCTGGACGGCGTGAAGATCGTCGGCAACATCGGCGCCATCGTGCGCACCTCCTTCGCGCTCGGCGCCGCCGGCATCGTGCTCGTGGACAGCGACCTCACCACCATCGCGGACCGACGCCTGATCAGGGCCAGCCGGGGCTACGTCTTCTCGCTCCCGATCGTGCTCGCGTCGCGCGCCGACGCGATCGCCCACTTCCGGCGCACCGGCGTCCCCCTGATCGCCTTCGACACCGAGGGCGACCTCGCGGTCAGCGACCTGCGCGACGCCGACGAGCAGCTCGCACTCGTGCTCGGCAGTGAGAAGACCGGCACGTCACGCTCCTTCGAGAGCATCGCCAGCCACTGCGTGTCGATCCCCATCAACCCGGCTGCGGAGTCGCTGAACGTCTCGGTCTGCGCCGGGATCGCGCTCTACGAGCGTTCCCACTGGAACCTCGCCGACCGGCGGCGCGCGCCGCAGCCGCCTCGGGCCGAGCGATCGTCCGCCGGGCGCGGCTCCGGCCGGCCAACGCGGCCGGCGTACCCGGGCCGCCGGAGCCGCTGA
- a CDS encoding TylF/MycF/NovP-related O-methyltransferase has protein sequence MTVTDSPRPGTHDDSAVQLYLDLLKRCVTNVIYQDPPISPPWAPQTPFGLDARVEGLDCPSQAHTMVGFARLDNLRELTERVLRDGVPGDFLEAGVGRGGAMIFLRGVLKAHGVTDRRVWLADSFQGFPEPPAEVRYQLKDVYPELAGGADDGRRQAAEAMKALFLRGGSEDDVRENFRRYGLLDDQVQLLPGWLAETLPTAPVRRLAILRVDNDLYDSTYATLEHLYPRVSPGGYVIVDDYHFLDECRQAVHDYLKASGTPEPDLTTIDRCGVHWRKES, from the coding sequence ATGACCGTGACGGATTCCCCACGACCGGGGACGCACGACGACAGCGCAGTCCAGCTCTACCTGGATCTGCTCAAACGGTGCGTGACGAACGTGATCTACCAGGACCCGCCGATCTCCCCGCCGTGGGCGCCGCAGACGCCGTTCGGTCTCGACGCGCGCGTCGAGGGGCTCGACTGCCCGAGCCAGGCGCACACAATGGTCGGCTTCGCACGGCTCGACAACCTGCGCGAGCTCACCGAGCGGGTGCTGCGCGACGGCGTACCCGGAGATTTCCTGGAAGCCGGCGTCGGCCGCGGCGGCGCGATGATCTTCCTGCGCGGCGTGCTCAAGGCGCACGGCGTCACGGACCGCCGGGTGTGGCTCGCCGACTCATTCCAGGGATTCCCGGAGCCGCCCGCCGAAGTTCGCTACCAACTGAAGGACGTCTACCCGGAGTTGGCCGGCGGGGCCGACGACGGCCGCCGGCAGGCCGCCGAGGCGATGAAGGCGCTGTTCCTCCGGGGTGGTTCGGAGGACGACGTACGGGAGAACTTCCGCCGGTACGGCCTGCTCGACGACCAGGTCCAGCTGCTGCCCGGGTGGCTCGCCGAGACGCTGCCCACGGCGCCGGTGCGGCGACTGGCGATCCTGCGGGTGGACAACGACCTCTACGACTCCACCTACGCCACCCTGGAACACCTGTATCCGCGCGTCTCGCCCGGCGGGTACGTCATCGTGGACGACTACCACTTCCTGGACGAGTGCCGGCAGGCCGTGCACGACTACCTGAAGGCATCCGGCACGCCGGAGCCGGACCTGACCACCATCGACCGGTGCGGCGTGCACTGGCGCAAGGAGTCCTGA
- a CDS encoding VOC family protein has product MTLPNHPSHEAAPQGVGFDDVPDMPTFAILLVSDVERSVEWYVEGLGFWVEKKLVGPDGQLAVVHLRRAQYRDMLLRPTRDKLDGPLGRGVRLSFTLNAETEESLRAVAARAEKLPQGKVVGPLSTPWNTVDVEATDPDGYVVVLTTVADRARTWSELKDSVRSADQPAPLGR; this is encoded by the coding sequence ATGACTCTGCCGAACCATCCCAGTCACGAGGCCGCCCCGCAGGGCGTGGGGTTCGATGACGTCCCGGACATGCCGACGTTCGCCATCCTGCTCGTCAGCGACGTGGAGCGGTCCGTCGAGTGGTACGTGGAAGGGCTGGGTTTCTGGGTGGAGAAGAAGCTCGTCGGGCCGGACGGCCAGTTGGCGGTGGTGCACCTGCGGCGTGCCCAATACCGCGACATGTTGCTGCGGCCGACCCGCGACAAGCTCGACGGCCCGTTGGGCCGTGGAGTCCGGCTCAGCTTCACTCTCAACGCGGAGACGGAGGAATCCCTGAGGGCGGTCGCGGCACGGGCGGAGAAGCTGCCACAGGGCAAGGTGGTCGGACCGTTGAGCACGCCGTGGAACACCGTCGACGTGGAGGCCACCGACCCGGACGGGTACGTGGTCGTCCTTACGACCGTGGCCGACCGGGCACGCACCTGGAGCGAGTTGAAGGACAGTGTCCGGTCCGCAGACCAGCCGGCGCCGCTCGGTCGATGA
- a CDS encoding glycosyltransferase, translated as MRVAVTTHPNPSHLVGALSAARVARRAGYEVAVVSGPGVTDLIEAAGFPALTVPSMRTIDELLSARAAAVGAAAPAPVAPRPVGGRTSPVSAHPFITPHTGRQAAEIVQLLRQWRPTCILRECTELGGYLAAESLAVPYATVDIAPLSPCARPGALGELNRLRAEFDLPAVDDPWHPVRPFRVGLVPDVFYPAELRWPGATYYRPATEDEQADRAGAAGVSRPDGDGPLVLMSLGMNAPRFDPRAASLLDAAIEALGQLPVRAVVAIGSGQDPGGWDGARAGNVRLESFVPQRELLPHCDLFITHGGFNGVREAIDSGVPMVALPRFGDHPASAARLARLGVALEMDADAVTPAALRAAVAAVLRDPGYRDRAADLRRRMRALPPLDRMAADLRSFVAAAAR; from the coding sequence ATGCGCGTCGCCGTCACCACCCACCCGAACCCGAGCCACCTGGTCGGCGCCCTGTCGGCGGCCCGCGTCGCCCGGCGCGCCGGCTACGAGGTGGCCGTCGTGTCGGGCCCCGGTGTCACCGACCTGATCGAGGCGGCGGGGTTCCCCGCGCTGACGGTGCCGAGCATGCGGACGATAGACGAGCTGCTGAGCGCCCGGGCCGCCGCCGTGGGCGCCGCCGCGCCGGCTCCGGTGGCCCCGCGTCCGGTCGGAGGCAGGACGTCGCCCGTGTCCGCCCACCCCTTCATCACCCCGCACACCGGTCGACAGGCGGCCGAGATCGTCCAACTGCTCCGCCAGTGGCGGCCCACCTGCATCCTGCGGGAGTGCACCGAGTTGGGTGGCTACCTGGCGGCCGAGTCCCTGGCGGTGCCGTACGCCACGGTGGACATCGCGCCGCTGTCGCCGTGCGCCCGGCCGGGCGCCCTGGGCGAACTCAACCGGCTGCGGGCCGAGTTCGACCTGCCCGCGGTCGACGACCCCTGGCACCCGGTACGGCCGTTCCGGGTGGGGCTGGTGCCGGACGTCTTCTACCCGGCGGAGCTGCGCTGGCCCGGCGCCACCTACTACCGCCCGGCCACGGAGGACGAGCAGGCGGACCGGGCGGGAGCCGCCGGCGTCTCCCGGCCCGACGGCGACGGGCCCCTCGTGCTGATGAGCCTGGGCATGAACGCGCCCCGCTTCGACCCGAGGGCCGCGAGCCTGCTCGACGCCGCCATCGAGGCGTTGGGGCAGCTTCCGGTGCGGGCCGTGGTGGCGATCGGGTCGGGTCAGGACCCGGGCGGGTGGGACGGGGCACGGGCGGGCAACGTCCGGCTGGAGTCGTTCGTCCCGCAGCGCGAGCTCCTGCCCCACTGTGACCTCTTCATCACCCACGGCGGGTTCAACGGTGTCCGGGAGGCGATCGACTCCGGCGTACCGATGGTGGCCCTGCCCCGGTTCGGTGACCACCCCGCCAGCGCCGCGCGCCTGGCCCGGCTCGGGGTGGCCCTGGAGATGGACGCCGACGCCGTCACCCCGGCGGCGCTTCGCGCGGCGGTGGCCGCCGTCCTGCGCGATCCCGGCTACCGGGACCGCGCCGCGGACCTGCGCCGCCGGATGCGGGCCCTGCCGCCGCTGGATCGGATGGCCGCCGACCTGCGGTCGTTCGTCGCGGCTGCGGCCCGGTGA
- a CDS encoding cytochrome P450, with protein sequence MSAGRWDLTTELPDLADPALVADPYPYYAALRAAGGLHHSATWDAWLVTRYDLCHEVFSRPHDFDAAGQPMLRALQKGIQGGATSWRLPSGSGLTAPDPRQRAEGRRTTGRALTRPYVDRLWDGFAAECASTASELLDRAGTGPVDVVTEYAIPMATSLLANLMGVQPADLSVFRAWAESGYHDDLTDAQRGRVALDIRRLLANQAVHRLRNATDDFVGFLASNPAALPGHTSDVTAHLEFVLGTGLMISLVTHQGLVLSFSTLLRSLIAAPDQYLRLRRDRSLMASAVEEGLRYDPSTQALGRFARANTSLGGVDIPDGSLLVCFVGSANRDEAQWPAAATFDVSRDVRSTARHLTFGHGATSCLGAAMSRRALGYLLEALVERVGTIAPASGAQPFPEFMTRGFVSLPVELR encoded by the coding sequence ATGTCAGCAGGTCGGTGGGACCTGACGACGGAGTTGCCCGACCTGGCCGATCCGGCTCTGGTCGCCGACCCGTACCCGTATTACGCGGCCCTACGGGCGGCCGGGGGGCTGCACCACTCGGCCACCTGGGACGCCTGGCTGGTGACCCGCTACGACCTGTGCCACGAGGTGTTCAGCCGCCCGCACGACTTCGACGCGGCCGGGCAGCCGATGCTGCGTGCCCTGCAGAAAGGTATCCAGGGCGGCGCTACCTCGTGGCGGCTTCCCAGCGGGTCCGGGCTGACTGCGCCGGACCCGCGGCAGCGCGCCGAGGGGCGCAGGACCACTGGCCGAGCACTGACCCGACCGTACGTCGACCGGTTGTGGGACGGCTTCGCCGCCGAATGCGCCAGCACGGCGTCGGAACTCCTCGACCGGGCCGGCACCGGCCCGGTCGACGTCGTGACCGAGTACGCCATACCGATGGCCACCAGTCTGCTCGCCAATTTGATGGGTGTGCAGCCCGCCGACCTGTCGGTGTTCCGGGCCTGGGCGGAGAGCGGCTACCACGACGACCTGACCGACGCGCAGCGCGGCCGCGTAGCGCTCGACATCCGACGGTTGCTGGCGAACCAAGCGGTCCACCGGCTACGGAACGCGACAGACGACTTCGTCGGCTTCCTGGCCAGCAATCCGGCGGCCCTGCCGGGTCACACGTCCGACGTCACCGCACACTTGGAGTTCGTCCTCGGCACCGGACTGATGATCTCACTGGTCACGCACCAGGGCCTCGTGCTGAGCTTCAGCACTCTGTTGCGGTCGTTGATCGCCGCCCCGGACCAGTACCTCCGATTGCGCCGGGACCGGTCACTGATGGCCAGCGCCGTGGAGGAGGGACTGCGCTACGACCCTTCCACCCAGGCGCTGGGGCGGTTCGCCCGGGCGAACACCTCGCTCGGCGGCGTGGACATCCCCGACGGAAGTCTCCTGGTGTGCTTCGTCGGCTCCGCCAACCGGGACGAGGCACAGTGGCCGGCGGCCGCGACCTTCGACGTCTCCCGGGATGTCCGCTCGACTGCGCGGCACCTCACGTTCGGCCACGGCGCGACCTCGTGCCTGGGCGCTGCGATGTCCCGGCGTGCCCTCGGGTATCTGCTCGAGGCGTTGGTCGAGCGGGTCGGGACGATCGCGCCCGCGTCCGGTGCCCAACCTTTCCCCGAGTTCATGACCCGAGGATTCGTCTCCTTGCCAGTGGAGCTGAGATGA
- a CDS encoding cytochrome P450: protein MTTEANGTTADHGLPEVATDLASAAEPAPTYPFPAECPFQLPPALAHLRRTAPVARVQLSTGAPAYLMSSYQHVREVLTDERFSRRPVRARAVDAPTGGRPGTAASAFDFGLFIADPADHARWRRHVNQVFNVRQAEAMRPQVGQIVEDLLDELRTNPSPVDLMEQFAFRLPLHVLYALFEVPDDLRVAFAQWAASLRAGGASMEAFGAAMARLHGAAVELVATRRARPSDGPLSQLIHAADGYSDTDLVATVLLLTIAGYETVAAQIGNGLLALFQHPAELGRLRSGAVPVATAVEEILRYAQASTGFAGMTYASCDVTVADVVVPAGAAVFVSIDAAGRDERRMPDPESFDLTRGSANSHLTFGAGAHFCLGAPLARVELQESFSRLFRRFPDLALAYPVTEVAMTSNRFNRLPARLEVRLHP, encoded by the coding sequence ATGACCACCGAAGCGAACGGCACCACCGCGGACCATGGCCTGCCCGAGGTCGCCACGGACCTGGCTTCGGCGGCAGAGCCGGCACCGACATACCCGTTCCCCGCGGAATGCCCCTTCCAACTTCCGCCGGCTCTGGCCCACTTGCGCCGGACAGCCCCGGTCGCGCGGGTCCAGCTGTCCACCGGCGCGCCCGCGTACCTGATGAGCAGTTACCAGCACGTCCGCGAAGTGCTGACCGATGAACGCTTCAGCCGGCGACCGGTGCGGGCCAGGGCAGTCGACGCCCCGACCGGCGGGCGGCCCGGCACGGCCGCATCCGCGTTCGACTTCGGCCTGTTCATCGCTGATCCAGCCGACCATGCCCGGTGGCGGCGGCACGTCAACCAGGTGTTCAACGTCCGGCAGGCCGAGGCCATGCGGCCACAGGTCGGGCAGATCGTCGAGGACCTGCTCGACGAACTACGGACGAATCCGTCGCCAGTCGACCTGATGGAACAATTCGCCTTCCGGTTGCCTCTGCACGTGCTGTACGCGCTGTTCGAGGTGCCGGACGACCTGCGTGTCGCCTTCGCACAGTGGGCGGCGTCGTTGCGGGCGGGCGGGGCGTCGATGGAGGCCTTCGGCGCGGCCATGGCCCGGTTGCACGGGGCCGCGGTCGAGCTGGTGGCCACCCGGCGGGCCCGGCCCAGCGACGGCCCGCTGTCACAGTTGATCCATGCGGCGGACGGATACTCTGACACCGACCTGGTCGCCACGGTTCTCCTCCTGACGATCGCCGGTTACGAGACCGTGGCTGCCCAGATCGGCAACGGGCTGCTCGCACTGTTCCAGCATCCCGCCGAACTGGGCCGGCTGCGTTCCGGCGCCGTGCCGGTCGCCACCGCCGTCGAGGAGATCCTCCGGTACGCCCAGGCCAGTACCGGCTTCGCCGGAATGACGTACGCCAGCTGCGATGTCACCGTCGCGGACGTGGTGGTCCCGGCGGGCGCGGCGGTGTTCGTGTCGATCGACGCGGCTGGCCGCGATGAGCGACGAATGCCGGATCCCGAGTCGTTCGACCTCACCCGCGGTTCGGCGAACAGCCACCTGACTTTCGGGGCGGGGGCGCACTTCTGCCTGGGTGCCCCGCTGGCCCGGGTCGAGCTGCAGGAGTCCTTCAGCCGGCTGTTCCGCCGGTTCCCGGACCTCGCGCTGGCGTACCCGGTCACCGAGGTGGCCATGACCAGCAACCGGTTCAACCGGCTGCCCGCCCGGCTCGAGGTCCGCCTGCACCCCTGA
- a CDS encoding class I SAM-dependent methyltransferase, which yields MNLADYLEFVGDPGRDDVEGWLYPTDAHLLSVLNELQVGRGLRSDILEIGAYKGKSAILLGFFPGPGESLSVCDIFDSGRQVSGENEQENTAFYPDLHQVDFEKNYLRFHGRLPRMHVGPSEGLAEVLAAGSCRLVHIDGGHTYDVARADLETARRVLGPAGVVVVDDWSSAHIPGVAMALWEQYLTGELIPLAFTKGKFYATWDPAGLTAGEVAEAVATRPGIEVKATVRLGRYAAANVTMTPDAWQRYNAGLRAVYSKLYSGGGAPAPQMVGF from the coding sequence ATGAATCTGGCCGACTATCTCGAATTCGTTGGCGACCCCGGCCGGGACGACGTGGAAGGGTGGCTCTACCCCACTGACGCCCACCTGCTCAGCGTCCTCAACGAATTGCAGGTGGGGCGAGGGCTCCGGAGCGACATCCTGGAGATCGGCGCATACAAGGGCAAGAGCGCAATCCTGCTGGGGTTCTTCCCCGGCCCGGGTGAATCGCTGTCAGTCTGCGACATCTTCGATTCCGGCAGGCAGGTGAGCGGCGAGAACGAGCAGGAGAACACGGCGTTCTATCCCGACCTGCACCAGGTGGACTTCGAAAAAAACTACCTGCGGTTCCACGGCCGGTTGCCGCGAATGCACGTCGGGCCGTCCGAGGGCCTGGCGGAGGTGCTGGCGGCGGGCTCGTGCCGGCTCGTCCACATCGACGGGGGGCACACCTACGACGTGGCCCGCGCCGACCTGGAGACCGCCCGCCGGGTCCTCGGTCCCGCCGGGGTCGTGGTGGTAGACGACTGGTCGAGCGCCCACATCCCCGGTGTGGCGATGGCGCTGTGGGAGCAGTACCTGACGGGGGAGCTGATCCCGTTGGCCTTCACCAAGGGCAAGTTCTACGCCACCTGGGACCCGGCGGGCCTCACGGCCGGCGAGGTGGCGGAGGCGGTGGCGACCCGTCCGGGCATCGAGGTCAAGGCCACGGTCCGGCTCGGCCGGTACGCGGCGGCCAACGTAACCATGACGCCGGACGCCTGGCAGCGGTACAACGCCGGCCTTCGGGCGGTCTACTCGAAGCTCTACTCCGGCGGCGGCGCGCCCGCACCCCAGATGGTGGGTTTCTGA
- a CDS encoding NAD-dependent epimerase/dehydratase family protein — translation MKVGVTGGCGFIGTYVCEELAQRGHEPVAFDRQRRVSAPPWEVMLGDVRDATAMVELAAHCDAVVHLAAVLGTQETIGNPRPAAEINIFGGLNFLEAVAQYDLPGVYICVGNHTMNNSYSITKTTIERFVRMYNAERATRVSSVRVVNAYGPRQLAAAPFGSSKVRKITPAVVCRALSGMPVELYGGGYQVSDMVWVGDVARALVSALETVATGQVVDVVEVGPTRSATIRELAEIAIGLAVDRGFDPVPIVDLPMRPGEDPKTPVRADAETLRGIGIDPASLRDLSDGLAETVDWFIKTEGEHWTAPNGLRRAG, via the coding sequence ATGAAGGTCGGTGTAACCGGAGGTTGTGGATTCATCGGCACCTACGTCTGCGAGGAGCTGGCACAACGGGGCCACGAACCCGTTGCCTTCGACCGCCAGCGCCGGGTGTCGGCCCCGCCGTGGGAGGTGATGCTCGGCGACGTCCGGGACGCCACCGCGATGGTCGAGTTGGCCGCGCACTGCGACGCCGTCGTCCACCTGGCCGCGGTGCTCGGCACGCAGGAGACGATCGGCAACCCGCGCCCCGCCGCAGAGATCAACATCTTCGGCGGCCTCAACTTTCTTGAGGCGGTCGCCCAGTACGACCTGCCGGGCGTCTACATCTGCGTGGGCAACCACACCATGAACAACTCCTATTCGATCACCAAGACGACCATCGAGCGGTTCGTCCGGATGTACAACGCGGAACGCGCCACCCGGGTCAGCAGCGTCCGGGTCGTCAACGCCTACGGGCCGCGACAGCTCGCGGCCGCGCCGTTCGGGTCGAGCAAGGTCCGGAAGATCACCCCGGCCGTGGTGTGCCGGGCGCTGTCCGGCATGCCCGTGGAGCTGTACGGCGGCGGGTACCAGGTGTCGGACATGGTGTGGGTCGGCGACGTCGCCCGCGCTCTGGTCTCCGCCCTGGAGACCGTGGCGACCGGACAGGTCGTCGACGTCGTCGAGGTGGGCCCCACCCGGTCGGCCACCATCCGCGAGCTCGCCGAGATCGCGATCGGCCTGGCCGTCGACCGGGGCTTCGACCCGGTTCCCATCGTCGACCTGCCGATGCGTCCGGGCGAGGACCCGAAGACGCCCGTCAGGGCGGACGCGGAGACGCTGCGCGGCATCGGCATCGACCCGGCCTCCCTGCGGGATCTGTCCGACGGTCTGGCCGAGACGGTCGACTGGTTCATCAAGACCGAGGGCGAGCACTGGACCGCGCCGAACGGCCTCCGCCGCGCCGGCTGA